Below is a genomic region from Bacteroidota bacterium.
CGGGTGATGAAGAGTTAGTCAATGACGCCCTTTGCACCTGCCAGACAAACTTTGAACAGTATTGGGGGCAGCTGGCTGTCAATGCCCTGGGGGCAATTCATTCCCTATGCTATAATCCTGATGAAACTTT
It encodes:
- a CDS encoding DUF5063 domain-containing protein codes for the protein GDEELVNDALCTCQTNFEQYWGQLAVNALGAIHSLCYNPDETFQEEEDEVHGHKPNIDSSFIAQRQRDYQNND